In Aegilops tauschii subsp. strangulata cultivar AL8/78 chromosome 3, Aet v6.0, whole genome shotgun sequence, one genomic interval encodes:
- the LOC109781601 gene encoding UDP-glucuronic acid decarboxylase 1 — protein MEILEDQSATNGEPLLAHLSSFSWLPHTSNPPHQTPPPPRRSPDMKQLHKSPTHAPSPAHAPASKISKPARPGPRTWVGYLLREQRLLFVLLGALIATSFFLLRPYLFSLSASNPTERSPIFNFAAHSSDPRGVPAGFRPPPRRVVVTGGAGFVGSHLVDRLLEQGDSVIVVDNFFTGRKENVAHHLRNPRFELLRHDVVEPILLEVDRIYHLACPASPVHYKYNPIKTIKTNVMGTLNMLGLAKRIGARFLLTSTSEVYGDPLEHPQKETYWGHVNPIGVRSCYDEGKRTAETLTMDYHRGGGVAVRIARIFNTYGPRMCLDDGRVVSNFVAQALRKHPMTVYGDGKQTRSFQYVSDLVAGLMALMESEHIGPFNLGNPGEFTMLELAEVVKETIDPMSTIEFKPNTADDPHMRKPDITKAKQLLGWEPKVSLKEGLPLMVTDFRKRILDE, from the exons ATGGAAATATTGGAGGACCAATCCGCAACAAATGGTGAACCCCTCCTCGCACACTTGAGCTCGTTTTCTTGGCTTCCCCACACCAGCAACCCACCGCACCAAACGCCGCCTCCTCCCCGCCGCTCTCCCGACATGAAGCAGCTCCACAAGTCCCCCACCCACGCCCCGTCGCCGGCGCACGCGCCAGCGTCCAAGATCTCCAAGCCCGCGCGCCCCGGGCCGCGCACCTGGGTCGGCTACCTCCTCCGCGAGCAGCGCCTCCTCTTCGTCCTCCTCGGCGCGCTCATCGCcacctccttcttcctcctccgcccCTACCTCTTCTCCCTGTCGGCCTCCAACCCCACCGAGCGCAGCCCCATCTTCAACTTCGCCGCCCACTCGTCCGACCCCCGCGGCGTCCCCGCGGGCTTccgcccgccgcctcgccgcgtcGTCGTCACCGGCGGGGCGGGCTTCGTGGGCAGCCACCTCGTCGACAGGCTGCTGGAGCAGGGGGACAGCGTGATCGTGGTGGACAACTTCTTCACCGGGAGGAAGGAGAACGTCGCGCACCACCTGCGGAACCCCAGGTTCGAGCTGCTCCGCCACGACGTCGTCGAGCCCATCCTTCTCGAGGTCGACCGGATCTACCACCTCGCGTGCCCCGCATCGCCCGTGCACTACAAGTACAACCCCATCAAGACGATC AAGACAAATGTCATGGGAACCTTGAATATGTTGGGTCTGGCAAAGCGAATCGGTGCAAGGTTCTTGTTGACTAGCACAAGTGAAGTTTATGGTGACCCACTTGAGCATCCGCAGAAGGAAACTTATTGGGGGCATGTTAATCCTATAG GCGTTAGGAGTTGTTATGACGAGGGCAAAAGAACAGCAGAGACTTTGACTATGGACTACCATCGTGGTGGTGGTGTTGCG GTACGAATTGCTCGTATTTTCAATACATATGGCCCTCGTATGTGCCTGGATGATGGCCGTGTGGTTAGCAATTTTGTTGCACAG GCACTGCGCAAACATCCAATGACAGTATATGGCGATGGAAAACAAACTCGAAGTTTTCAGTATGTTTCTGATCTG GTTGCTGGATTGATGGCTCTGATGGAGAGTGAACATATTGGCCCTTTCAATCTGGGAAACCCAGGAGAGTTCACCATGTTGGAACTTGCAGAG GTTGTGAAGGAAACAATTGACCCAATGTCGACAATTGAATTCAAGCCCAACACAGCTGATGATCCCCATATGAGAAAGCCCGATATTACCAAGGCCAAGCAACTGCTAGGTTGGGAGCCAAAGGTATCTCTGAAGGAAGGCCTTCCCTTGATGGTGACAGATTTCCGCAAAAGGATCTTGGATGAGTAA
- the LOC109781602 gene encoding dirigent protein 16: protein MQPQGRAHILTRACIALTLLLITVNTASGRRPAGHSPPPTPHGSGQTITLYTNGGAPPNAGGTPSSKHPAFTSQGPIGHPGSWLRALTRPGALRPGTVTVVDEQFHGKREFGLPLAGKLQGVLVTSLDDNSSRMVAVKALFTGAGTQDSIRFFGVHRDGQEECHVAVVGGTGRYDGTTGFAVIRAADVPETSGNVSFSRILSFSVHLK, encoded by the coding sequence ATGCAACCACAAGGTCGTGCCCACATCCTTACCCGAGCCTGCATTGCTCTCACGCTCCTACTAATCACGGTAAACACCGCGTCGGGCCGCCGCCCGGCAGGCCACAGCCCCCCGCCCACTCCCCACGGCTCCGGCCAGACCATAACGCTCTACACCAACGGAGGCGCGCCACCAAATGCCGGCGGCACCCCTTCCTCGAAACACCCTGCCTTCACCAGCCAAGGCCCGATCGGCCACCCCGGCAGCTGGCTGCGCGCCTTGACGCGGCCTGGGGCGCTCCGCCCCGGCACGGTGACCGTCGTCGATGAGCAATTCCACGGCAAGAGAGAGTTTGGGCTGCCCTTGGCTGGGAAGCTGCAGGGCGTTCTTGTCACCAGCTTGGATGATAACAGCAGCCGTATGGTGGCAGTGAAGGCCCTGTTCACCGGCGCTGGCACGCAGGATAGCATCAGGTTCTTCGGAGTCCACCGTGATGGCCAGGAGGAGTGTCATGTCGCGGTGGTCGGAGGGACGGGAAGGTACGACGGCACCACCGGTTTCGCTGTTATCAGAGCAGCGGATGTACCTGAAACAAGCGGAAATGTCAGCTTCAGCAGGATTCTTAGTTTCAGTGTGCACCTCAAGTGA